DNA from Micromonospora nigra:
GTCAGCGGGGTGGTCCACGTGCGCGCGCCGTACCAGAGCCCGGCGGCGGCACTGCCGAGACTCCACACCGCGATCAACGCACCGGTGACCGCCTCGGCGTGGGCGCCGTCGTGCTCGACGGCGAAGGCGGCCACCGCCACCGGGGAGGCCCCGAAGGAGAACGCGACCCCGGCGGCGCACGCCAGCAGCGCCGGCATCCGGGGGGACCGCAACGGCCCGAGCCCACGGGTGGGGGTGGCGGTGCCGTCGGGCCGCAACGCCCGCATCGCCCGGCCCCGGGCCAGCATCGCCGTGCCGCCGGCGGCGCAGACGGCGGCCAGCACGATGGCGGCGGTCGGTCCGGCCACGCCGGGCTTCGAGCCGGTCAGCGTGGCGAGCGGGCCGGCGACCAGCATCGCGGCCGACAGCAGCAGCGGCCCGACGACGAAGACCAGCTCGAACAGGGTCGACTCGGCGGCCATCGCGGTGCTGCGCACCCGTTCCCGGCCGGTGCCCTCGCCGGTGAGCACCGCCCACGCGGCGCGCAGCGCGGGGCTGGTGGCCGGGAACGCGGCACCCGACAGCGCGGCGAGCACACACAGCAGCAGCAGCGGCTGGCGGGTCAGCACGGCGGCGAGCAGCAGCAACTGCGCGGTGGCGTAGGTGGCCCCGTAGGCGGGCAGCACCCGGGTGGCGCCGAACCGGTCGGTCAGCCGCCCCGCGACCGGTGCGGCGGCGGCGGTGGCCAGGGACACCGACGCCGCGACCAGGGACGCGGCGGCGAACGACCCGGTGGTCTCGCGGACCAGCAGGATCCACGCCAGGACGGTGACGCCCTGGCCCAGCCGGGCGACGACCCCGCCGGCGAGCAGCAGCGGCGCGCCGGGCACCCGCCACAGCGCCGCGTACCGGGCCCTCACCGCACACCGGCCAGGTCGGTCGCCGCGCTCACCCGGGCGTCGCGGGCGGTGGCCACCACCGCCGCGTGGACGGCGGCGCTGCCGGATCCGCGGAACCGGTAGCGGGCACCGACGTGCTCGTAGTAGGCGTCGGCGGCCGGCAGGACGTCGCCGACGCGGGGCACCACCTCCGCGTACGGGCCGGGATCGCGGCCGATCATGGAGGTGGCCTCGGTGATGCGGCAGGGCCGCCGGGCCGGGGCGGGCAGCAGCAGCCAACCGGCCACCTCGGGGCGAGGTGGCGGTGGTGGTGGCGGCGGGTGGCCCAGGGCGAGCGCGAACGCCGCCGCGGCCAGGTCGTAGCCGTGCACGTCCCGCCACACGAACGGGATCTCCGCGCCGCCGAACCGCGCCCCCACCTCCAGAAAGGTGCACCGGGGCGATCCGTCGTCGGCGCGGCCGAGGAACAGCTCCAGGTGGAAGACGGTCGGCCGGTCGGTGAGGGCGCGCAGCACCCGGAGGGTGAACGCCCCGACGGTGTCGCGTACCACCGGGTCGTCCTGCTCGACCGAGCCCAGCGGCCGGCCGTCGCGGAAGGCCAGGCAGGTGTCGAGGTACGCCGACACCCGCCACGGGCCGAGGGCGTGGCCGTCGAACACGCCGTCGACGTGGTGGATCGGGTCCGGGTGGTACGCCTGCACCAACCGGCCGGGATCGTGACCGACCCGGGCCGCCCCGTCGGGGTCGGCGACGAGGCGCACGCCGGCGCTGGAGCTGCCGAGGCGGGGCTTGAGCACCACGGGCCAGCCGTGCCGGGCGGCATGTGCCCGCACCGCCGCCGGGTCCGGCGCGGGTGCCGTGGCCGGCACGGGGAGGCCGGCGGCGGCGACCCGCCGGGCCATGATCAGCTTGTCGCGGAACGGGGTCAGCTCCTGCGGTGTGCGTCCCGGGCATCCCCACCGCTGCCCGAGCACGGCCGCGGCGAGCAGGTCGTCCTCCTTGAGGGCGACGACGGCGGCGGGCCGGCCCAGCCGGGCGGCCAGCTCGCGGATCCGGGCGTCGACCTGCTCGACGTCGTCGGTGGCGTCGACCAGGGCCACGGCAACCGCGACCGGTGGCACCCCGGCGGCGCCCACGTCGGTGGTCACGTAGCTGACGGCGTACTCGTCGTGGTCGAGGTAGCGGTCGTAGTGGGCGTACGCGTCGCGCCAGCGGTGCAGCACCACGACGTGCGGTCGGGCGCTCACGCCGGCTCCCCCGCCGACCCGGGCTCGACGTCGTAGAAGCCGTGCCCGTCCAACCAGCCGACGGTGGCGAGGTCACGCTCGACCACCTCG
Protein-coding regions in this window:
- a CDS encoding MFS transporter, producing the protein MRARYAALWRVPGAPLLLAGGVVARLGQGVTVLAWILLVRETTGSFAAASLVAASVSLATAAAAPVAGRLTDRFGATRVLPAYGATYATAQLLLLAAVLTRQPLLLLCVLAALSGAAFPATSPALRAAWAVLTGEGTGRERVRSTAMAAESTLFELVFVVGPLLLSAAMLVAGPLATLTGSKPGVAGPTAAIVLAAVCAAGGTAMLARGRAMRALRPDGTATPTRGLGPLRSPRMPALLACAAGVAFSFGASPVAVAAFAVEHDGAHAEAVTGALIAVWSLGSAAAGLWYGARTWTTPLTRQLVWLLAGLAVGYAAWALSPNSVVLGVVLLLSGAVIAPAMTVQAGLMARIAPPSMLTEAYTWLTTVNLSLAALGSAVTGAIVDGPAGAAGGFLACAAAAGAAAVLAAWPGVLAPRRSPAAVDQPADALHVP
- a CDS encoding ATP-grasp domain-containing protein, whose amino-acid sequence is MSARPHVVVLHRWRDAYAHYDRYLDHDEYAVSYVTTDVGAAGVPPVAVAVALVDATDDVEQVDARIRELAARLGRPAAVVALKEDDLLAAAVLGQRWGCPGRTPQELTPFRDKLIMARRVAAAGLPVPATAPAPDPAAVRAHAARHGWPVVLKPRLGSSSAGVRLVADPDGAARVGHDPGRLVQAYHPDPIHHVDGVFDGHALGPWRVSAYLDTCLAFRDGRPLGSVEQDDPVVRDTVGAFTLRVLRALTDRPTVFHLELFLGRADDGSPRCTFLEVGARFGGAEIPFVWRDVHGYDLAAAAFALALGHPPPPPPPPRPEVAGWLLLPAPARRPCRITEATSMIGRDPGPYAEVVPRVGDVLPAADAYYEHVGARYRFRGSGSAAVHAAVVATARDARVSAATDLAGVR